In the genome of Rhodamnia argentea isolate NSW1041297 chromosome 3, ASM2092103v1, whole genome shotgun sequence, one region contains:
- the LOC115730079 gene encoding disease resistance protein RPM1-like, with protein sequence MAESPVNHLLIKLAQFFENEVWHLAGGQEEALSVRGKLERVQALLRVVDSSEESDDEVKVWVKQLRNTAYELEDALDEFSLILRHDHGVEYTGLISRMSCCIRNLKSRYRVTSEIKRSHSTLKDIWEGHQRLHCKFSRAQQELSADNSWQDHRGNALLLDRTDLVGIEQPKNELVVRLLDGALRREVISVVGMGGLGKTTLVKQIYDDPAVKKHFTVYAWITLSRSAKFEEFLKDMLNQIKRVIRKSVPPGANTMNSQWLKMLIKDLLQTRRYLIVLDDAWHINEWDAVKHVLPNNKHGSRVIITTQNADLASTSCKEFNGLVKNMEPLDPEQSWKLFCRKTFQGNSCPSHLEEICKFILRKCEGLPLAIVAISGVLAAKDKQRIDEWDVVRRSLRAEIDGNDRLKNLKRVLSLSFGNLPYHLKSCFLHLSVFPEGHRIERRRLIRLWVAEGFVERKEGKTLEEVAEDYFRELLNRSLIQVAETTTDGRFTFCRIHDFQREIITSKSRDQSFAMIAKEPTDMWPDKVRRLSLHNSLQAAQQNRSLSHLRSLYMFGVDKASIDIVLGSDIKLLKVLDLQATPLPRFPVQVVDWYYLTYLSFRHTEVETIPASIGKLQNLETLDLKHTNVTRLPVEILKLQKLRHLLVYRYENISYLCCKYGFKALTDIGALQSLQKLCYIEADDERSHIIMRELGKLTQLSRLSILKLRKEDGRALCSSITKLTNLHAISVASIEDDEILDLQHLTSPPQLLQRIYLKGRLEMLPNWLATLHSLVKLHLQWSRLKDDPLVSLQSLPNLVHLELLQVYEGKTLRFKAKGFRKLRILGLDNFDELRSVEVEEGAMPCLEKLIIQRCKLLEKLPSGFEYLTKLKVLEFFDMPDELVKKFVQDEHDKDYQKVALIPEVYYGYWRDGVWDVQSIERSSEGDASHRQGTSMRSSQFPPCWK encoded by the coding sequence ATGGCAGAGAGCCCAGTGAATCACCTACTCATAAAGCTTGCCCAATTTTTCGAGAACGAGGTGTGGCACCTGGCAGGCGGTCAAGAAGAAGCCCTCTCGGTGAGAGGAAAGTTGGAGCGTGTCCAGGCCCTCCTCAGGGTCGTGGATTCCAGTGAGGAAAGCGACGACGAAGTCAAAGTGTGGGTGAAGCAGTTGAGAAATACAGCCTACGAACTGGAGGACGCGCTTGATGAGTTCTCGCTGATCCTGAGACACGATCACGGAGTCGAGTATACTGGCCTTATCAGCAGGATGTCCTGCTGCATCAGGAACCTGAAGTCCCGATATCGTGTCACGTCCGAGATAAAGCGCAGCCACTCCACATTAAAGGACATATGGGAAGGGCACCAGAGGCTGCACTGCAAATTCAGCAGGGCTCAACAAGAGCTCAGTGCCGATAACTCCTGGCAGGACCACCGAGGCAATGCCCTTCTCCTAGATAGAACTGACCTAGTGGGCATTGAACAGCCGAAGAACGAGCTGGTCGTGCGGTTACTCGACGGTGCTCTCAGGCGGGAGGTCATCTCCGTCGTGGGAATGGGAGGGTTGGGCAAAACCACTCTGGTGAAGCAAATCTATGATGACCCTGCCGTGAAGAAACATTTCACGGTGTATGCTTGGATCACTCTCTCTCGGTCCGCGAAGTTCGAAGAGTTCCTCAAAGACATGCTTAATCAGATCAAGAGGGTGATCAGGAAATCGGTCCCTCCAGGAGCCAACACTATGAATAGCCAATGGCTGAAGATGCTCATCAAGGACCTGCTTCAGACGAGGAGGTACCTGATAGTCCTTGATGACGCCTGGCACATAAATGAATGGGATGCGGTCAAGCACGTCTTGCCCAACAACAAGCACGGAAGCCGAGTCATCATCACAACCCAGAATGCCGATCTGGCATCCACCTCCTGCAAGGAGTTCAACGGGCTGGTAAAAAATATGGAGCCGCTCGATCCAGAGCAGTCGTGGAAGCTTTTCTGTCGGAAGACATTTCAGGGGAATTCGTGCCCTTCCCACCTGGAGGAGATATGTAAGTTTATTTTGAGGAAGTGTGAAGGATTACCGCTCGCCATCGTGGCCATCAGTGGTGTTCTGGCTGCGAAAGACAAGCAGAGGATTGACGAGTGGGATGTGGTACGGCGCAGCCTTCGCGCTGAGATCGATGGCAATGATAGGCTCAAGAACTTGAAGAGGGTGCTTTCCCTCAGTTTCGGTAATTTGCCGTACCATCTCAAGTCCTGTTTCTTGCACTTGAGTGTATTTCCGGAGGGTCATCGGATCGAACGCAGAAGACTCATCCGGCTTTGGGTAGCGGAAGGGTTTGTCGAGAGAAAAGAAGGCAAGACGCTCgaagaagttgcagaggactaCTTCAGAGAGCTCCTGAACAGAAGCCTGATCCAAGTGGCTGAAACGACAACTGACGGAAGGTTCACATTTTGCCGCATCCATGATTTCCAGAGGGAAATAATAACTTCAAAATCGCGAGATCAAAGCTTCGCAATGATTGCCAAAGAGCCAACCGACATGTGGCCAGATAAAGTTCGCCGCCTTTCATTGCACAACAGCCTGCAAGCTGCACAGCAAAACAGGTCACTTTCTCATCTGCGCTCTCTATACATGTTCGGGGTAGACAAGGCATCCATTGACATTGTCCTAGGTAGTGACATCAAACTGCTCAAAGTCTTAGACTTGCAAGCCACACCTTTGCCAAGGTTCCCAGTCCAAGTTGTTGACTGGTACTACCTAACATATTTAAGCTTCAGGCACACCGAGGTTGAAACAATTCCTGCTTCGATAGGGAAGCTTCAGAACTTAGAGACTCTAGATCTTAAGCACACAAATGTAACGCGATTGCCTGTCGAAATATTGAAGCTGCAAAAGCTCAGGCATCTCTTGGTGTATCGGTATGAGAACATATCCTATTTGTGCTGCAAGTATGGCTTCAAGGCACTCACGGATATTGGGGCTCTGCAATCCCTTCAAAAGTTGTGCTACATAGAGGCGGATGATGAGAGGAGCCACATTATAATGAGAGAGCTCGGGAAGCTGACGCAGTTAAGCAGGTTGAGCATCCTGAAGTTGCGGAAAGAAGACGGAAGAGCTTTGTGCTCATCGATCACGAAATTAACCAACCTCCATGCAATATCCGTGGCTTCAATCGAGGATGACGAAATATTGGATCTGCAACATCTTACCTCTCCGCCTCAACTACTGCAGAGGATCTACTTGAAAGGGCGTCTCGAGATGCTACCAAACTGGTTAGCCACTCTCCATAGTCTTGTCAAGTTGCATTTACAATGGAGTCGGCTGAAGGATGACCCGCTCGTATCACTCCAAAGTCTGCCCAATCTCGTGCATCTCGAGCTGCTCCAGGTCTATGAAGGAAAGACCTTACGCTTCAAAGCCAAAGGTTTTAGGAAGTTGAGAATTCTGGGTCTCGACAATTTCGATGAACTGAGATCAGTGGAAGTGGAGGAAGGAGCAATGCCCTGCCTGGAAAAGTTGATCATTCAGCGCTGCAAGCTACTGGAGAAGCTGCCATCAGGTTTCGAGTATCTGACCAAGCTCAAAGTACTTGAATTCTTCGACATGCCTGATGAGTTGGTCAAGAAGTTTGTGCAAGACGAGCACGACAAGGATTATCAGAAGGTCGCACTCATTCCAGAAGTTTACTATGGATATTGGAGAGATGGAGTCTGGGACGTCCAATCGATAGAGAGATCGTCCGAGGGCGACGCCTCTCATCGCC